In Exiguobacterium sibiricum 7-3, a genomic segment contains:
- a CDS encoding NUDIX hydrolase translates to MKNFRLNDVKRVFASSTEQLPKNAAAVLIPLVERNGEIHLLFQVRAKTLRSQPGEIAFPGGRIDPGEQPREAAIRETTEELNVNPTDIEIIGTLEPLVTPNRSIIYPYLGILTAEDIHPSPMEVDHIFYVALADLLAAEPIQGEMEWRIRPGKTVPTDRLANRDAYVDRTYKTVEHFYEHEEYLIWGLTAKILRQMLRTLTQY, encoded by the coding sequence ATGAAGAATTTCCGATTAAATGATGTCAAACGAGTGTTTGCGTCTTCAACGGAACAGCTCCCTAAAAATGCTGCAGCAGTCTTAATCCCATTAGTGGAGCGGAACGGGGAAATACATCTGTTATTTCAAGTCCGGGCGAAGACTTTGCGCTCGCAACCGGGAGAAATCGCTTTTCCCGGTGGACGGATCGATCCCGGCGAACAACCGCGGGAAGCGGCAATTCGCGAAACGACGGAAGAACTGAACGTCAATCCTACGGATATTGAAATCATCGGTACGTTGGAGCCACTGGTGACACCAAATCGCTCCATCATCTATCCGTACCTCGGCATCCTGACAGCGGAGGATATCCATCCATCGCCGATGGAAGTCGATCATATCTTTTATGTAGCGCTTGCTGACTTACTTGCAGCGGAGCCGATTCAAGGTGAGATGGAATGGCGGATTCGTCCCGGTAAAACCGTACCGACAGATCGTCTGGCGAATCGTGATGCGTACGTGGACCGGACGTATAAAACGGTCGAACATTTTTATGAACATGAAGAGTATTTGATTTGGGGACTGACAGCCAAGATATTACGTCAAATGCTTCGTACCTTGACGCAATACTAG
- a CDS encoding DUF1273 domain-containing protein, with translation MNVVAVTGYKPAELGIFDQKHPGINILKAAYRERIIRLIEDMGTTWFITSATPGCELWACEVILELKQEYPEIRLGILLPFLEQESKWKEPVQAQYLAVLNQADFVDAISQKPYENPSQFRNKTEFMIQKSQGLLSVYDEEHGGSAKYLVERAKLEMERSDYQLFLITQDDLAMMEQEQNYNEQWE, from the coding sequence ATGAATGTCGTCGCAGTAACAGGGTACAAACCGGCTGAACTCGGGATTTTTGATCAAAAGCATCCAGGAATCAACATCTTAAAAGCTGCTTACCGGGAACGGATAATCCGTTTGATCGAAGACATGGGAACGACCTGGTTCATTACAAGTGCTACGCCGGGATGCGAACTTTGGGCATGTGAAGTCATTCTGGAACTCAAACAAGAGTATCCGGAGATACGGTTAGGAATCCTTCTTCCTTTTTTGGAACAAGAGTCAAAATGGAAAGAGCCCGTTCAAGCCCAATACCTAGCTGTGTTGAATCAAGCGGACTTCGTGGATGCCATCAGTCAAAAACCGTATGAAAATCCATCCCAGTTCCGAAACAAAACGGAATTCATGATTCAAAAGAGTCAAGGGTTGTTGTCTGTCTATGATGAAGAACACGGCGGATCAGCCAAGTATTTAGTGGAACGTGCTAAACTAGAGATGGAACGTTCGGATTATCAATTGTTTCTGATTACGCAAGATGATTTAGCGATGATGGAACAAGAGCAGAACTACAATGAACAGTGGGAGTGA
- a CDS encoding ABC transporter permease/substrate-binding protein has protein sequence MTGLFETYQDRKAELLQALIEHIQLSVLSLVIACLIAIPLGIYLSRHKKISEWSIGVTSVIQTIPSLALLGLMIPLVGIGTVPSVIALVLYALLPIVRNTYTGLAEVDPSLKEAARACGMTPMQSLMKVELPLALPVMMAGIRTAMVLIIGTATIAALIGAGGLGSIILLGIDRNDNYLLLLGAIPAALLALLFDGLLRQTEVATKKRQTGRLVVALALIATLIITPFALGRTEQPDLVVAGKLGVEPEILMNMYKMVIEDQTDLNVQVKPNFGKTTFVYKALQSGDIDLYPEFTGTVLASLTNEKPVSNDKQAVFEQARDGLVKQKLALLPPMNYNNTYAVAVPKKVADQYKLKTISDLQQVADQLKAGFTLEFKDRQDGYKGIQEKYGVNFKEVVTMEPKLRYKAVQSGDIQVIDAYSTDPEIAKYNMVVLEDDQQLFPPYEGAPLLRQETLDEYPEVEQALKQLDGKISDSEMSKMNEAVAYGGKTANQVARDYLQKEGILK, from the coding sequence ATGACAGGATTGTTTGAGACGTATCAAGACCGGAAAGCCGAACTGTTACAAGCTTTGATTGAACATATTCAGTTGTCGGTCCTTTCACTGGTGATTGCCTGTTTGATTGCTATTCCTCTCGGTATTTATTTATCCCGTCATAAAAAAATCAGTGAATGGTCAATCGGTGTCACTTCAGTCATCCAAACGATTCCCTCTTTGGCTTTGCTTGGTCTGATGATTCCACTTGTCGGAATCGGGACGGTTCCTTCAGTCATTGCCCTTGTTTTATATGCCCTTCTTCCCATCGTCCGTAATACGTACACCGGGTTGGCTGAAGTCGATCCATCGTTGAAGGAAGCGGCACGGGCTTGTGGGATGACTCCGATGCAAAGCCTGATGAAAGTAGAGCTTCCGCTAGCCTTACCCGTCATGATGGCCGGCATCCGGACAGCGATGGTCCTGATTATCGGGACAGCGACAATCGCCGCTTTGATTGGTGCCGGAGGACTCGGCTCAATCATTCTGCTCGGGATTGATCGGAACGATAATTATCTCCTCTTACTCGGTGCAATTCCTGCCGCTTTGTTGGCACTTTTGTTTGACGGGTTGTTAAGACAAACGGAAGTGGCTACAAAAAAACGTCAAACAGGTCGACTCGTCGTCGCACTGGCGTTAATCGCGACATTGATCATCACACCATTTGCCCTCGGGCGGACGGAACAACCGGATTTGGTCGTCGCCGGTAAATTAGGTGTTGAACCAGAAATTTTGATGAACATGTACAAAATGGTCATCGAAGACCAAACGGATTTGAATGTCCAAGTCAAACCGAACTTCGGGAAGACGACATTTGTCTATAAAGCTTTACAGTCCGGCGACATTGATTTATATCCTGAATTCACGGGAACCGTGCTTGCCAGCCTAACGAACGAAAAGCCGGTCTCAAACGATAAACAAGCCGTCTTTGAACAGGCACGCGACGGACTTGTTAAACAAAAACTGGCATTACTTCCACCAATGAACTACAACAACACATATGCCGTCGCAGTTCCGAAAAAAGTGGCGGATCAATACAAATTAAAGACGATTTCCGATTTACAGCAAGTGGCGGATCAATTGAAAGCCGGATTCACATTAGAGTTTAAAGATCGTCAAGACGGCTACAAAGGGATTCAAGAAAAGTATGGCGTTAATTTTAAAGAAGTAGTGACGATGGAGCCGAAATTACGCTATAAAGCCGTGCAGTCGGGAGACATCCAAGTCATCGATGCCTATTCGACTGATCCGGAAATTGCAAAATATAATATGGTCGTGCTAGAAGACGATCAACAGTTATTCCCGCCGTATGAAGGAGCACCTCTACTTCGTCAAGAGACGTTAGATGAGTATCCGGAAGTCGAACAGGCGTTAAAACAGCTGGACGGAAAAATTTCTGATAGTGAGATGTCGAAAATGAACGAAGCGGTCGCT
- the gpsB gene encoding cell division regulator GpsB: MYKPLLTADDIYKKEFKTGLRGYVIEDVDGYLDQVIKDYEGFEREIERLKRELEEAKSSSSSVGFKREERRTEPEVTAPPSNSSNYDMLRRISNLEKAVFGRPHQED, translated from the coding sequence ATGTATAAGCCGTTATTGACAGCAGATGATATTTACAAAAAAGAGTTCAAAACCGGACTACGCGGATATGTGATTGAAGACGTCGATGGTTATCTTGATCAAGTCATCAAAGATTATGAAGGATTTGAACGGGAAATCGAGCGTTTAAAACGAGAACTGGAAGAAGCGAAATCTTCATCTTCTTCTGTCGGTTTCAAACGGGAAGAACGAAGAACGGAACCAGAGGTGACGGCACCACCATCTAATTCGTCCAATTACGATATGTTACGCCGGATTTCTAATCTTGAAAAAGCTGTTTTCGGACGTCCCCATCAAGAAGATTGA
- the yvfG gene encoding protein YvfG yields MRAVNEQLFTTERLMSNFREYMQQNEAYMTKIQALNAYYKVVAGSILADRIAKNADLIVRMRHLEEAYQKVAQETR; encoded by the coding sequence ATGAGAGCAGTGAACGAGCAATTATTTACGACAGAACGTTTGATGAGTAACTTTAGAGAATACATGCAACAAAATGAAGCGTACATGACGAAAATCCAAGCGTTGAATGCCTATTATAAAGTCGTGGCCGGATCGATTTTAGCCGATCGAATCGCTAAAAATGCTGATTTAATCGTTCGGATGCGTCATCTCGAAGAAGCGTATCAGAAAGTGGCGCAGGAAACACGATGA
- a CDS encoding ABC transporter ATP-binding protein, whose product MIEFKAVGKTYPDGTKAVQDLNFTVNQGEIFCLIGPSGCGKTTTMKMVNRLIDHTEGQIWINGQPIMSIDEHELRRQIGYVLQQIALFPHMTIEENVSVVPHLLKWEKKKVEERVHTLFQLTGLNENLRKKYPSELSGGQQQRVGVMRALAAEQDVILMDEPFSALDPISRDQLQNDLLRLNAELGKTILFVTHDMNEALKLGSRICLMNEGKIVLIGTKEEILASNDEFVKEFMGQVRGTFQ is encoded by the coding sequence GTGATTGAATTTAAAGCAGTCGGAAAAACATATCCAGATGGAACAAAAGCGGTCCAAGATTTAAACTTCACAGTCAATCAGGGAGAAATTTTTTGTCTGATTGGTCCGTCCGGTTGCGGGAAAACCACAACGATGAAAATGGTCAATCGATTGATTGATCACACGGAAGGGCAAATTTGGATAAACGGTCAACCGATCATGTCAATCGATGAACATGAATTGCGTCGTCAGATTGGTTACGTCCTTCAACAAATCGCCTTATTTCCGCATATGACGATTGAAGAAAATGTAAGTGTCGTACCGCATTTATTGAAGTGGGAAAAAAAGAAAGTGGAGGAACGTGTGCACACCTTGTTCCAACTCACGGGGTTAAATGAGAATTTAAGAAAAAAATATCCGAGTGAACTTTCGGGAGGACAACAACAACGGGTGGGGGTCATGCGGGCTTTAGCAGCAGAACAAGACGTCATCTTGATGGACGAGCCGTTCTCGGCACTCGATCCGATTTCGAGAGACCAATTGCAAAATGATTTGTTACGTCTAAACGCAGAACTTGGGAAAACAATCTTATTCGTGACGCACGACATGAATGAAGCCTTAAAACTCGGCAGTCGAATTTGTTTGATGAATGAAGGCAAGATTGTCTTGATCGGAACGAAAGAGGAGATTTTGGCGAGCAACGATGAATTCGTTAAGGAATTCATGGGTCAAGTCAGGGGGACTTTCCAATGA
- a CDS encoding FAD-dependent monooxygenase yields MKKKIDVLIIGAGPTGLTLALALSRYGLTFRIIERASGPSVVSKAIGIQARSLELFARLGVADALMENAIKINQGNLYVNGAWQAKLDFTDLNTPFPFVTLLPQSETERILETRLKEDGHTVERETELTGFAQFPTFVTASIRKNDVTETVDASFIIGADGANSFVRRELGLPFSGKSFKESWALADIEVDWPLSSEEVHIFFSDHGVIESFPLQSNLFRITGNLTNGAVPTDHSAIEDFLKNRAQVPFTLKKVHWYSMFRVHNRIIEKFGHHRIYLIGDAAHINSPVGGQGMNTGIADAMNLAWKLWCVHRFKASFPLLDSYSVERREAARGILRSTNLATELLQINIPLLLPLQEKVIRNSLKITPLHHYVTNRIAQLNSNYQASQLFVTQGRFPLLTPRPGEPMPYSEVVNPRTKKNELLLRRADRNFLLLLFLPREANEQILLPFKDLAYSYPDLFETVSIHQELKDDGVVDQGGELARKFGIKQAGLYLIRPDGYIAYRQQGLKIQSFSRYLERLLYAR; encoded by the coding sequence GTGAAGAAAAAAATAGATGTATTGATTATTGGTGCTGGACCGACCGGTTTGACGTTAGCACTTGCCTTATCTCGTTATGGACTGACGTTTCGGATTATCGAACGGGCAAGTGGTCCATCGGTCGTTTCGAAAGCAATCGGCATTCAGGCACGGTCGCTTGAGTTATTTGCGCGCCTTGGTGTAGCGGATGCTTTAATGGAGAATGCCATTAAAATCAATCAAGGAAACTTATATGTCAATGGAGCCTGGCAGGCAAAACTTGACTTTACGGATTTAAATACACCGTTTCCTTTCGTCACCTTATTGCCGCAAAGCGAAACCGAACGTATTCTTGAAACGCGTTTAAAAGAAGATGGCCATACGGTCGAACGCGAAACAGAGTTGACCGGTTTCGCACAATTTCCGACGTTCGTCACCGCATCGATTCGAAAAAATGATGTGACGGAAACTGTTGATGCTTCCTTTATCATCGGCGCCGATGGAGCCAATAGTTTCGTCCGGCGCGAACTCGGGCTTCCATTCAGCGGTAAGTCTTTTAAAGAGTCTTGGGCGCTGGCCGACATAGAGGTCGATTGGCCGTTATCTTCCGAAGAAGTGCATATCTTTTTCTCTGATCACGGTGTCATTGAATCCTTCCCACTCCAGTCGAATCTATTTCGGATTACAGGAAACCTGACAAACGGTGCGGTCCCGACCGATCATTCTGCCATTGAAGACTTCTTAAAAAATCGTGCGCAGGTTCCGTTCACATTGAAGAAGGTCCACTGGTATTCCATGTTCCGGGTTCACAATCGAATCATTGAAAAATTTGGGCATCACCGGATCTATTTAATCGGTGACGCGGCACATATCAATTCACCGGTCGGTGGGCAAGGCATGAACACAGGGATTGCGGATGCGATGAATTTAGCCTGGAAACTCTGGTGTGTTCATCGATTTAAAGCCAGTTTCCCCCTACTCGATTCTTACAGTGTCGAGCGGCGTGAAGCGGCACGTGGCATTTTACGTTCTACGAACCTCGCTACTGAACTATTGCAGATTAACATCCCACTTTTACTGCCGCTTCAAGAAAAAGTCATCCGGAACAGCTTAAAGATTACACCGTTACATCATTACGTCACGAACCGGATCGCGCAACTCAACAGCAACTACCAAGCGTCACAGTTGTTTGTCACGCAAGGCCGTTTCCCTCTTTTGACACCACGTCCGGGAGAACCGATGCCCTATAGTGAAGTCGTGAATCCGCGAACGAAAAAAAATGAACTGTTATTACGGCGCGCGGATCGTAATTTTCTGCTCTTGCTGTTTCTACCCCGTGAAGCGAACGAACAGATTCTCCTGCCGTTCAAGGATCTGGCCTATTCGTACCCGGATCTGTTCGAGACCGTTTCGATTCATCAGGAACTGAAGGATGATGGAGTCGTTGATCAAGGCGGCGAACTCGCCCGAAAATTTGGAATTAAACAGGCCGGTTTGTACTTGATTCGACCAGACGGGTACATTGCGTATCGTCAACAAGGCTTGAAGATTCAATCCTTCTCACGTTATCTTGAACGTTTACTTTATGCCCGCTAA